A region of Streptomyces halobius DNA encodes the following proteins:
- a CDS encoding cysteine dioxygenase, which translates to MSERAQPFAELTDVTAGARAATGVLAATDAAAPAPADPFRALPERNLDKRELQALVDELAARPCLWREDVAFSDTERHYASLHRDEHVDVWLLCWTRRNDTGWHDHDISSGAVRVVQGVLTESNPRIGGEHPATAVGAGSSFCFGPDHIHRLTGATDDAISVHAYSPPLWRLGQYDITEDGLMRRVSVSYADELRPLDAPAGLTTRGSTRRSDHPGKQQRKQGEEGEGSRHTGARTTVGSGG; encoded by the coding sequence ATGAGCGAACGCGCTCAGCCTTTCGCCGAGTTGACCGACGTCACCGCCGGCGCCCGCGCCGCCACGGGTGTCCTCGCAGCCACGGATGCCGCCGCCCCCGCACCCGCCGATCCGTTCCGCGCCCTGCCCGAGCGCAATCTCGACAAGCGCGAGCTCCAGGCCCTGGTCGACGAGCTGGCCGCCCGCCCCTGCCTGTGGCGCGAGGACGTCGCGTTCTCCGACACCGAGCGCCACTACGCGTCCCTGCACCGCGATGAGCACGTCGATGTCTGGCTGCTGTGCTGGACCCGGCGGAACGACACCGGCTGGCACGATCACGACATCTCCTCGGGTGCCGTCCGCGTCGTCCAGGGCGTACTGACCGAGTCCAATCCCCGGATCGGCGGCGAGCATCCGGCCACCGCCGTCGGCGCGGGCAGCTCCTTCTGCTTCGGCCCGGACCATATCCACCGCCTCACCGGCGCCACGGACGACGCGATCTCGGTGCATGCCTATTCGCCGCCGCTGTGGCGCCTCGGCCAGTACGACATCACCGAGGACGGGCTGATGCGCCGGGTCTCGGTCTCGTACGCGGATGAGCTGCGGCCGCTGGACGCCCCGGCCGGCCTGACCACCCGGGGGAGCACTCGACGGTCTGACCACCCCGGGAAACAACAGAGGAAGCAGGGAGAAGAGGGAGAAGGGAGCAGGCACACAGGGGCACGGACCACGGTCGGATCGGGGGGTTAG
- a CDS encoding amidohydrolase family protein, whose protein sequence is MPTDVHQHLWPPGFIALLRARATPPRLAGWTLHLPGEPPYDVDPADHDIASRVRLARADGLDLALVSLSSPLGIEYLPPEEAAPLLTAFHDGVLALPAPFRVWASPCLSAPEPDPEALRRELTRGCVGLQLPATALLDAEGRAHCAPLLDVAARMDRPLFVHPGAAPSASGGAPVWWPALVPYVQQLHASWFAFRAFGRPRHPGQRVCFAALAGLAPLHGERLMARGGGRDRGRVDCDAFYETSSYGTRAVDALVRAVGIDVVVTGSDRPYAAPAIPDLGADAAVHALRTANPARLLGPMKGAGS, encoded by the coding sequence GTGCCCACCGACGTCCACCAGCACCTCTGGCCGCCCGGGTTCATCGCACTGCTGCGGGCCCGTGCCACCCCACCGCGGCTGGCCGGCTGGACGCTGCACCTGCCCGGCGAGCCCCCGTACGACGTCGACCCCGCCGACCACGACATCGCGTCCCGTGTCCGACTCGCCCGCGCCGACGGGCTCGATCTGGCCCTGGTCTCGCTCTCCAGTCCCCTCGGGATCGAATATCTGCCGCCCGAGGAGGCAGCGCCCCTGCTCACCGCCTTTCATGACGGCGTACTCGCCCTGCCCGCCCCCTTCCGCGTCTGGGCCTCCCCCTGCCTCTCCGCGCCCGAGCCGGACCCCGAAGCGCTGCGGCGCGAGCTGACGCGCGGCTGCGTGGGGCTGCAACTCCCGGCCACCGCCCTGCTCGACGCAGAAGGCCGGGCCCACTGCGCACCACTCCTGGATGTCGCCGCGCGGATGGACCGGCCGCTGTTCGTGCATCCGGGGGCCGCCCCGTCGGCCTCCGGGGGCGCGCCCGTCTGGTGGCCCGCGCTGGTGCCGTATGTGCAGCAGCTGCATGCCTCCTGGTTCGCTTTCCGCGCGTTCGGCCGGCCGCGTCACCCGGGCCAGCGGGTCTGTTTCGCCGCGCTCGCCGGTCTCGCGCCGCTGCACGGTGAGCGGCTGATGGCCCGCGGCGGCGGCCGGGACCGCGGCCGGGTCGACTGCGACGCGTTCTACGAGACGTCCTCCTACGGGACCCGCGCGGTGGACGCCCTCGTACGGGCCGTCGGCATCGATGTCGTCGTCACCGGAAGCGACCGGCCCTACGCGGCCCCTGCGATCCCCGACCTCGGCGCGGATGCCGCCGTCCACGCCCTGCGTACCGCCAACCCGGCCCGTCTGCTGGGCCCGATGAAAGGAGCCGGATCATGA
- a CDS encoding LacI family DNA-binding transcriptional regulator, whose amino-acid sequence MARPEKRTTLREVAEATGLSTAAVSYALRGKQVSKETEERVRKAAADLGYEADPIARALASGRTSMIGVLAGDLQDLWQQHLMAAIGRELLAGDRYALILDAGGDPARELALAKQLRDQRVDGLLVSPVDPSAEGWSKIADTVPVVSIGDALSRARTAGEVLFDNRAGIDAVLDYLRGLGHRRVTVLTPTGPSTPDRPADVYVREAADRLGIEVEVLPCAQELGEATAVARRVLAAGGGGAAGGDRGAVGDGGLAGGDGSVAGGGRPNAVFCFSDSIAYGVYAAAAEASLTIGRDISVVGFDDHPVSRVLTPPLTTVDWGLTDIAKEAARLAVAAIEGRRVRRKRILCAPRLSERGSALRVPE is encoded by the coding sequence ATGGCCAGGCCAGAGAAGCGCACCACCCTCCGCGAAGTGGCCGAGGCCACCGGACTCTCCACCGCGGCCGTCTCCTACGCGCTGCGCGGCAAGCAGGTCTCCAAAGAGACCGAGGAGCGGGTGCGCAAGGCCGCCGCCGACCTCGGTTACGAAGCCGACCCGATCGCCCGCGCCCTGGCCAGTGGCCGTACCAGCATGATCGGTGTGCTGGCCGGTGATCTGCAGGATCTGTGGCAGCAGCACCTGATGGCCGCGATAGGGCGCGAACTGCTGGCCGGTGACCGCTACGCCCTGATCCTCGACGCGGGCGGCGACCCGGCCCGCGAGCTGGCCCTCGCCAAACAGCTCCGCGACCAGCGCGTGGACGGCCTCCTGGTCTCGCCCGTCGATCCATCCGCGGAGGGCTGGTCGAAGATCGCCGACACGGTTCCCGTGGTGTCCATCGGGGACGCGCTGAGCCGGGCCCGTACGGCGGGCGAGGTGCTCTTCGACAACCGCGCCGGGATCGACGCCGTCCTCGACTACCTCCGTGGCCTGGGTCACCGCCGGGTCACGGTCCTCACTCCCACCGGGCCCTCCACCCCCGACCGCCCCGCCGACGTCTATGTGCGCGAGGCCGCCGACCGCCTGGGTATCGAGGTCGAAGTTCTGCCCTGCGCCCAGGAGTTGGGTGAGGCGACGGCGGTCGCCAGGCGGGTCCTGGCGGCTGGGGGAGGGGGTGCGGCCGGTGGCGACAGGGGTGCGGTCGGCGACGGGGGCCTGGCCGGCGGCGATGGGAGTGTGGCCGGTGGCGGCAGGCCGAACGCCGTCTTCTGCTTCTCCGACTCCATCGCCTACGGCGTCTACGCGGCCGCCGCCGAGGCTTCGCTGACCATCGGCCGCGATATCTCCGTCGTCGGCTTCGACGACCACCCGGTCTCCCGGGTCCTCACCCCGCCCCTCACCACCGTCGACTGGGGCCTCACCGACATCGCCAAGGAAGCCGCGCGCCTGGCGGTGGCTGCCATCGAGGGCCGCCGGGTCCGCCGCAAACGCATCCTGTGTGCGCCGCGACTGTCGGAGCGGGGGTCTGCGCTGCGGGTGCCGGAGTAG